A genome region from Anastrepha obliqua isolate idAnaObli1 chromosome 4, idAnaObli1_1.0, whole genome shotgun sequence includes the following:
- the LOC129244947 gene encoding alpha-1,3-mannosyl-glycoprotein 2-beta-N-acetylglucosaminyltransferase produces the protein MRSRKILIIAGFLTTWTFITYYFLIRNSTMYPLKDRLLIQKLNKLERESRIENKENSKLVGQLIGIIKEKITSADVEESQPFKETKYRPVGIVAIPGEQSLGLQEPRQANSNEDKRPEDEIGDSGKGPPIVKPTMTRMPNGEPVIPILVIACNRISIRKCLDNLVQYRPNADQFPIIVSQDCGDQQTKKAILSYESQVTLIEQPDQSDILTPPREKKFKGYYKIARHYGWALNTTFQKGYEYVVIVEDDLNVAPDFYEYFLGTHTLLKQDPSLWCVSAWNDNGKDKFIDNTKPEALYRTDFFPGLGWMLTRNLWQELSVKWPKSFWDDWIRHPEQRKERACIRPEISRTRTFGKIGVSNGLFFDKYLKYIKLSENFVNFSKMNLSYLLRENYDRIFLNDVYSYPIVTYDELRRNLITTDGPVRIQYTTREQYKHITSILGLMGDFKSGVPRTAYHGIVSFFYQKRRVHLAPNANWKGYDLSWS, from the exons ATGCGTTCACGCAAGATCCTTATCATTGCTGGTTTTCTAACAACCTGGACTTTTATAacctattattttttaatacggAATAGTACCATGTACCCGTTGAAGGATCGTTTGCTCAtccaaaaactaaataaattggaACGTGAATCTCgaattgaaaataaagaaaacagtaAACTTGTAGGACAACTCATAGGCATTATAAAGGAAAAGATTACATCTGCTGACGTGGAGGAATCACAACCATTTaaggaaacaaaatatcgaccaGTGGGCATAGTAGCCATTCCAGGAGAGCAGTCACTAGGCTTACAGGAACCGCGTCAAGCAAATAGCAATGAAGATAAGCGGCCGGAGGATGAGATAGGCGATAGTGGCAAAGGTCCACCAATCGTCAAACCGACCATGACTCGCATGCCTAACGGTGAGCCCGTTATACCGATATTAGTAATTGCCTGCAATCGCATATCTATTCGAAAGTGTCTGGATAATTTAGTGCAATATCGACCAAATGCTGATCAGTTTCCAATTATAGTGTCACAG GACTGTGGTGATCAACAAACGAAAAAAGCTATATTGAGTTATGAATCACAGGTCACATTGATCGAACAACCAGACCAATCTGATATATTAACGCCACCACGCGAAAAGAAATTCAAGGGGTATTACAAAATTGCGCGCCATTATGGGTGGGCACTAAACACCACATTTCAAAAAGGCTACGAATATGTCGTTATTGTTGAAGACGATTTAAACGTGGCTCCCGATTTCTATGAGTACTTTTTGGGAACACACACATTACTTAAGCAAGATCCGTCGTTATG GTGTGTCTCGGCCTGGAATGACAATGGCAAGGATAAGTTTATTGATAATACAAAGCCTGAAGCGCTGTATCGGACTGATTTTTTTCCCGGACTTGGATGGATGCTTACCAGAAACCTATGGCAAGAGTTGTCAGTTAAATGGCCAAAGTC ATTTTGGGACGATTGGATACGCCATCCCGAACAGCGAAAAGAACGAGCCTGCATCCGACCGGAAATATCGCGGACGAGAACTTTTGGAAAAATTGGTGTTTCGAA TGGattattttttgacaaatatcTCAAGTATATAAAACTtagtgaaaattttgtaaatttttctaaaatgaacCTAAGCTATTTATTAAGG GAAAACTATGATCGCATATTTTTGAATGACGTTTATTCTTACCCTATTGTAACATACGATGAACTACGCAGGAATCTCATTACTACCGATGGACCCGTTCGAATCCAATACACAACCAGAGAGCAATATAAACATATAACATCCATTTTAGGGCTGATGGGTGACTTCAAG AGTGGAGTACCGCGCACCGCGTATCATGGCATTGTTTCGTTCTTTTACCAAAAGCGTCGAGTGCACTTGGCGCCAAACGCTAACTGGAAAGGCTACGATCTTTCGTGGAGCTAA